A window from Flavobacterium sp. 83 encodes these proteins:
- a CDS encoding NAD-dependent epimerase/dehydratase family protein, whose translation MILVTGGTGLVGAHVLLHLIENGENVRAIYRTTRSIEKTKNLFHLYKKSNLFDTIEWIQSDITDIPTLEIAFVGIDYVYHCAALISFDPKDENLIRKTNIEGTANIVNFCIANTIKKLCFVSSIAALGDLAAHENLITEETEWNPEKPHSDYAISKYGAEMEIWRGQQEGLQVIIVNPGVIIGPGFWEQGSGQLFTKVKKGLSFYTLGSSGFVAVTDVVRIAAQLMKSEIHNERFTLIAKNIVFREVLNSIADSLLVKRPNIHINPFFINVFCRIDWVLSNIFMQKRKLPSSTAEASYSTNKYSNEKITAILKTDFLEIHQYIREISTLYN comes from the coding sequence ATGATTTTAGTCACAGGAGGAACAGGTTTAGTAGGTGCGCATGTATTGCTTCATTTAATTGAAAATGGAGAAAATGTACGTGCCATTTATCGCACTACAAGAAGTATAGAAAAGACTAAAAATCTATTTCATTTATACAAAAAATCGAACTTGTTTGATACTATCGAGTGGATTCAATCAGACATAACAGACATTCCTACATTAGAAATTGCATTCGTGGGAATCGATTATGTTTATCATTGTGCAGCTTTGATATCTTTCGATCCAAAAGACGAAAATTTAATTCGGAAAACTAATATTGAGGGAACTGCAAATATTGTCAATTTTTGTATTGCCAATACTATAAAAAAATTGTGTTTTGTAAGCTCTATTGCTGCGCTTGGAGATTTAGCAGCCCATGAAAATCTAATTACGGAAGAAACTGAATGGAATCCCGAAAAGCCGCACAGCGATTATGCTATTTCTAAATATGGCGCCGAAATGGAGATTTGGCGTGGACAACAGGAAGGATTGCAAGTTATAATTGTAAATCCCGGTGTTATTATTGGTCCTGGTTTTTGGGAACAGGGAAGCGGTCAACTTTTTACGAAAGTAAAAAAAGGATTATCATTTTACACCTTGGGAAGTTCTGGGTTTGTCGCCGTGACAGATGTAGTCCGAATTGCAGCTCAATTAATGAAAAGCGAAATTCACAATGAACGATTTACATTAATTGCAAAAAACATCGTTTTCCGAGAAGTCTTGAACAGTATTGCTGATTCGCTACTTGTAAAAAGACCTAACATTCATATAAACCCGTTTTTTATAAATGTTTTTTGTCGAATAGACTGGGTTCTATCAAATATTTTTATGCAAAAGAGAAAATTGCCTAGCTCAACTGCAGAAGCATCATATTCTACAAACAAGTATTCCAATGAAAAAATCACAGCTATTTTAAAAACAGATTTTTTAGAAATCCATCAATACATTAGAGAAATTTCAACTTTATATAATTAA
- a CDS encoding acyltransferase, whose translation MITSSDIFAISSQKQFEKIALKVFRFQYENNTVYHEFCNFLKTDPHKVKSLGQIPFLPIQFFKSHEVVSNTDTIEETFTSSGTTGMITSKHLVTDASIYEESYRKGFSQFYGNIEDYVVLALLPSYLEREGSSLIYMVEDLITLSNHPESGFYLHNHDELIAKLIALDQAGQNVILIGVTYALLDLIEKHDFKLQNTIIMETGGMKGKRKEMIREELHEQLCAGFGVSAIHSEYGMTELLSQAYSLGNGVFECPSWMQILIRDTEDALTYIPDGKTGGINVIDLANINSCSFIATQDLGKKNPNNSFEVLGRFDNSDIRGCNLMVL comes from the coding sequence TTGATTACATCCTCCGATATATTTGCTATTTCTAGTCAAAAACAATTTGAGAAAATTGCCTTAAAAGTATTTCGTTTCCAATACGAAAACAATACCGTCTATCATGAATTTTGCAATTTTTTAAAAACAGACCCTCATAAAGTAAAATCTTTAGGGCAAATTCCCTTTTTACCGATTCAGTTCTTTAAGAGCCATGAAGTGGTTTCTAATACCGATACAATTGAAGAAACCTTCACCAGCAGTGGAACCACCGGAATGATTACTAGTAAGCATTTAGTCACAGACGCTTCCATCTACGAAGAAAGTTACCGCAAAGGATTCTCTCAGTTTTATGGCAACATCGAAGATTATGTTGTTTTGGCTTTGTTGCCTTCTTATTTGGAAAGAGAAGGTTCTTCTTTGATTTATATGGTTGAAGATTTGATAACACTTTCCAATCATCCAGAAAGTGGCTTTTATCTACACAACCATGATGAACTTATAGCGAAACTAATTGCTCTGGATCAAGCCGGTCAAAATGTCATTCTGATTGGTGTCACTTATGCATTGCTAGATTTGATTGAAAAACATGACTTTAAACTGCAAAACACCATAATCATGGAAACAGGCGGAATGAAAGGCAAACGAAAAGAAATGATTCGGGAAGAATTACACGAACAACTGTGTGCAGGATTTGGCGTTTCAGCGATTCATTCAGAATACGGGATGACCGAATTACTTTCACAAGCGTATTCTTTAGGAAATGGCGTATTTGAATGCCCTTCTTGGATGCAAATCCTCATTCGTGATACCGAAGATGCTTTGACCTACATTCCAGACGGAAAAACGGGGGGCATCAACGTAATTGATTTAGCCAATATCAATTCCTGCTCTTTTATTGCCACTCAGGATTTAGGCAAAAAAAATCCCAACAACTCTTTCGAGGTATTGGGACGTTTTGATAATTCTGATATTCGAGGTTGTAACTTGATGGTTTTATAA
- a CDS encoding dihydroorotase → MNRILIKNAKIVNEGTIFEGDVLIEDDLIVEIAESISAKSSQCKIIDAEGNYLIPGAIDDQVHFREPGLTYKGDIESESKAAVAGGITSYIEQPNTVPNAVTQEILEEKYQIAAEKSYANYSFMMGATNDNLEEVLKTNPKNVAGIKIFLGSSTGNMLVDNEATLEKIFSSTPMLIAVHCEDETTIKNNLEKYKEEFGEDVPVTVHHLIRSEEACYISSSKAIALAKKTGARLHIFHLSTAKEMDLFTNKIPLEDKKITAEVCVHHLWFTNDDYATKGNLIKWNPAVKTANDRKVLWEALLDDRIDVVATDHAPHTLEEKKLPYLKAPSGGPLVQHAVVAMFEAHHQGKISIEKIVEKMCHNPAKIFKIEKRGFIKEGYYADLVIINSGLPWSVKKENILAKCGWSPFEGFTFKSRITHTFVNGQLVYTAFKVKEIRAGKRLLFDR, encoded by the coding sequence ATGAATAGGATTTTAATTAAGAATGCCAAAATAGTAAATGAAGGAACGATTTTTGAAGGCGATGTATTAATTGAAGATGACTTAATTGTTGAAATTGCGGAAAGCATTAGCGCTAAATCTTCTCAATGTAAAATAATCGATGCCGAAGGAAATTACTTAATTCCTGGAGCGATTGATGATCAAGTTCATTTTAGAGAGCCAGGTCTAACCTACAAAGGAGATATTGAATCAGAATCTAAAGCTGCAGTTGCTGGAGGAATTACATCTTACATTGAGCAGCCAAACACGGTTCCAAACGCGGTAACCCAAGAAATTTTAGAAGAAAAATATCAAATCGCTGCCGAGAAATCCTATGCGAACTATTCTTTTATGATGGGTGCTACAAATGATAATTTAGAAGAAGTTCTAAAAACAAATCCAAAGAATGTTGCAGGAATAAAAATATTTTTAGGTTCATCAACCGGAAATATGTTGGTCGATAACGAAGCTACTTTAGAGAAAATATTCTCCAGCACGCCTATGCTTATCGCTGTTCATTGTGAGGACGAAACGACCATCAAAAATAATCTTGAAAAGTACAAAGAAGAGTTTGGAGAAGATGTTCCTGTAACGGTTCATCACCTGATCAGAAGCGAAGAAGCGTGCTATATTTCCTCTTCAAAAGCAATTGCTTTGGCTAAGAAAACCGGCGCACGTTTGCATATATTTCATCTTTCGACTGCTAAAGAAATGGATTTGTTTACCAATAAAATTCCATTGGAAGACAAGAAAATCACTGCTGAAGTTTGTGTTCATCATTTATGGTTTACCAATGATGATTATGCAACCAAAGGCAATTTAATCAAATGGAATCCAGCCGTAAAAACTGCTAATGATAGAAAAGTGCTTTGGGAAGCATTGCTTGACGACCGTATTGATGTGGTTGCCACTGATCACGCTCCGCATACACTAGAAGAGAAAAAGCTACCCTATCTAAAGGCTCCTTCAGGCGGTCCATTAGTTCAGCATGCTGTTGTGGCTATGTTTGAAGCGCATCACCAAGGTAAAATCAGCATTGAGAAAATTGTTGAAAAAATGTGCCATAATCCGGCTAAGATTTTCAAAATTGAAAAACGTGGTTTTATAAAAGAAGGCTATTATGCGGATTTGGTTATTATCAATTCAGGTTTGCCGTGGAGTGTAAAGAAAGAAAATATTCTTGCTAAATGTGGATGGTCTCCATTTGAAGGATTTACGTTTAAATCAAGAATAACGCATACTTTTGTAAACGGACAATTAGTGTATACCGCTTTCAAAGTAAAAGAAATTCGTGCCGGAAAACGATTGTTGTTTGATAGGTAA
- the tyrS gene encoding tyrosine--tRNA ligase, with amino-acid sequence MKNIISELQWRGLVHDIMPGTEEQLLKEMTTTYIGFDPTSDSLHIGSLVPIILLVHLKNFGHKPIALVGGATGMIGDPSGKSDERNLLDEATLNHNVDGIKSVLSRFLDFNSNEINAAVLVNNYDWMKNLSFINFARDVGKRITVNYMMAKDSVKKRLSGEGEGMSFTEFTYQLIQGYDFYHLHKEYNCLLQMGGSDQWGNITTGTELVRRMNVGEEAKAFAMTCPLITKADGSKFGKSEGGNVWLTADKTSVYKFYQFWLNTTDVDAEKYIKIFTFLDKETIDKLIEEHKTAPHLRVLQRRLAEELTVFVHSKEDLEKAIKASNILFGNATADDLKQLDEATFLEVFEGVPQAEIARNEIEVGLDIVTVLNEKTAFMKSNGEARRALTANSISVNKEKVTEEFVLSTKDLINNQFVLLQSGKKNYFVVRIV; translated from the coding sequence ATGAAAAATATTATTTCCGAATTACAATGGCGTGGTTTAGTTCATGACATTATGCCTGGGACCGAAGAGCAACTTCTAAAAGAAATGACGACTACTTATATAGGATTTGATCCAACATCTGATTCCTTACATATTGGAAGTTTGGTTCCTATAATTCTTTTGGTTCATTTGAAAAATTTTGGTCACAAACCTATTGCATTGGTTGGTGGAGCTACAGGAATGATCGGGGATCCATCCGGTAAATCTGATGAGAGAAATCTTTTGGATGAAGCTACTTTGAATCATAATGTAGATGGGATAAAAAGTGTTTTATCTCGTTTTTTAGATTTTAATTCGAATGAAATAAACGCGGCAGTTCTGGTAAATAATTATGATTGGATGAAGAATTTGTCATTCATTAATTTCGCTCGTGACGTGGGTAAAAGAATCACCGTAAATTATATGATGGCCAAAGATTCTGTAAAGAAAAGATTGTCAGGCGAAGGTGAAGGGATGTCATTTACAGAGTTTACGTACCAATTAATTCAAGGATATGATTTTTACCATTTGCATAAAGAATACAACTGTTTGTTGCAAATGGGAGGTTCTGACCAATGGGGAAATATTACTACTGGAACTGAATTAGTTCGTCGTATGAATGTAGGTGAAGAGGCTAAAGCATTCGCGATGACTTGTCCTTTAATAACAAAAGCGGATGGTTCTAAATTTGGTAAATCAGAAGGAGGGAATGTTTGGTTAACTGCTGATAAAACTTCGGTTTATAAATTTTACCAGTTTTGGTTGAATACTACTGATGTTGATGCAGAGAAATACATTAAGATTTTTACTTTTTTAGACAAAGAGACAATAGATAAACTTATTGAAGAACATAAAACGGCTCCGCATTTAAGAGTTTTACAAAGAAGACTGGCCGAAGAGTTAACGGTTTTTGTTCATTCAAAAGAAGATTTAGAAAAAGCTATTAAAGCTTCTAATATTTTGTTTGGAAATGCAACTGCCGATGATTTGAAACAATTAGACGAGGCTACTTTCCTAGAAGTTTTTGAAGGTGTTCCTCAAGCTGAAATTGCCAGAAATGAAATCGAAGTCGGACTTGATATTGTAACCGTTTTGAATGAAAAAACAGCGTTTATGAAGTCAAATGGTGAGGCAAGACGTGCTTTGACTGCAAATTCAATATCTGTCAATAAAGAAAAAGTTACAGAAGAATTTGTGCTTTCGACCAAAGATTTGATTAACAACCAATTTGTGTTGTTGCAAAGCGGAAAGAAAAATTATTTTGTAGTAAGAATTGTTTAA
- a CDS encoding DUF4296 domain-containing protein: MKKVIAFLVIVAVLVSCKDAVLKKPSRLIEKDKMIDIMYDLSLLEAIKYQNPISLDTFKINPKVYIYKKYKIDSLQFSKSNTYYASNYEEYSGIVGQVNDRLTKNKIAVNATIKAEEKKKKKKNSVVKTVSPTSKMIDSLEIQQRKRL, translated from the coding sequence ATGAAGAAAGTAATAGCATTTTTAGTGATTGTTGCAGTTCTTGTAAGCTGTAAGGATGCGGTTTTAAAAAAACCAAGTCGACTTATAGAAAAAGACAAAATGATTGATATTATGTATGATTTATCACTTTTAGAAGCTATAAAATACCAAAATCCTATTTCTTTAGATACTTTTAAAATAAATCCTAAAGTATATATTTATAAAAAATATAAGATTGACAGTCTACAATTTTCTAAAAGCAATACGTATTATGCTTCTAATTATGAAGAGTATTCAGGTATTGTAGGTCAAGTTAATGATAGGTTGACTAAAAATAAAATTGCTGTTAATGCCACAATTAAGGCTGAAGAGAAAAAGAAAAAGAAGAAAAATTCAGTTGTAAAGACAGTTTCGCCTACTAGTAAAATGATAGATTCTTTAGAGATACAACAAAGAAAAAGGCTTTAA
- a CDS encoding T9SS type A sorting domain-containing protein, giving the protein MAKNYFYITILLVFFFSVSLSAQENKQQPRTQETASIEGLSLYPNPVSNGKVYITSKNDLDKEIIIFDVLGKKVLQTMLSSRELNVSNLTSGVYIIKINENDATATRKLIIR; this is encoded by the coding sequence ATGGCGAAAAACTACTTTTATATTACTATCTTATTGGTTTTTTTCTTTTCAGTGAGCCTTTCCGCTCAAGAAAACAAACAACAGCCAAGAACACAAGAAACTGCTTCGATAGAAGGCTTAAGCTTGTATCCGAACCCCGTGAGTAATGGAAAAGTTTACATTACTTCAAAAAATGACTTGGATAAAGAAATAATTATCTTTGATGTTTTAGGAAAAAAAGTACTCCAAACAATGCTGAGTTCAAGAGAACTAAATGTTTCAAATCTTACTTCTGGCGTTTACATCATTAAAATCAATGAGAATGATGCAACTGCAACCAGAAAATTGATTATCCGATAA